The Dokdonia sp. 4H-3-7-5 genomic interval TAATACCAATGCTACCAACACCCGCAGCAGTAAGGTATTGTAACACTGGGCAACCTAAGCCACCTGCACCTATGACTAAAACGCTTGCTTTTTTGATTTGTAATTGACCTTCTAATCCTATTTCGTCTAGAATGAGGTGTCTGCTATATTGTTGTTTTTCGGCGGTGGTTAGTTCCATGCTAAGCAATTTCAAAATAACTTTTATCCCAATCTTTCCAAACTGCTTGGTACCCTTGAGATTCAATCATTTGTTTAATTTCTTCCGTATCTCTTTCGTCTGAGATTTCAAATTGTTCTAAAGATTGTGGATCTACCACATATCCTCCAGGGTTTGTCTTAGATTGCGCACTTATAGATGTAATCCCTAGACTTATGATGTTATTTCGGAAGCGTTCACTTTCTCTAGTAGACATAGATAACTCCACATCTTCATCTAGTAATCTATATGCACAAATAAGCTGTACCAGATCTGCATCTGTCATTTCAACCTTAGGTTGTACTTCTCCTTGATGTGGTCTAAGTCTAGGGAAGGAGATGGAATACTTAGTTTTCCAGTAGGTTTTTTGTAAATATTTTAAATGTAAGGCTGTATAAAAACTATCTACACGCCAGTCTTCAAGACCAAACAATGCACCAATACCTATTTTATGTACTTCTGCTTTGCCAAGCCTATCTGGTGTATCGAGACGATAGTCAAAGTTTGATTTTTTACCTTTCGGGTGATGCGTTTTGTATGTTGCTTTATTATAGGTTTCTTGATATACTAACACAGCATACAATCCAGCATCAATGAGCTGTTCATATTCCTCTTGATCTAGTGGCTGCACTTCTATGCTAATGTTTGAAAAATGTGCTCTTATGAGCTCAATAGCGTTCTTTAGATAAGAAATACCTACCGTTTTGTTTGCTTCTCCTGTAACTAGTAAAATGTGATCATATCCTTTAGATTTTAAAAATGCAACCTCTTTTAGAATCTCTTCATCTTTGAGTGTTCTACGAGGGATTTTATTAGTCATACTAAACCCACAGTACGTACATATATTCTGGCACTCATTAGACAGATACATCGGTATATACATCTGGATGATGTTACCAAAACGCTTCTTAGTAAGTGAATGACTGCGTTGTGCCATTTCTTCTAGAAAACCCTTTCCAGCAGGAGATATAAGTGCTTTAAAATCCTCTAAATCGATCTTTTCCTTATCAAGAGCATGCCGTACATCTTGTGCTGTGTAGCTATAGATTTCTTTTTCTACAGTATCCCAATCATAGGTATCAAAAGTGCTTTTAAAAGACATAACTGGTTGTTTTAATTAAGAAAAGAAGTGAGCGGGCTGCTAGCTTCTGCATATGTTTTTATTGGAGCTAGTTTTGCATTGTATGCTATGCGACCAGCCTGTACTGCCATTTTAAATGCTTTTGCCATAGCTACAGGATTTTTAGACACTGCGATGGCCGTGTTCACTAAGACAGCATCAGCTCCTAACTCCATGGCATAAGCCGCATGCGACGGACTACCAATACCGGCATCTACAATTACTGGCACATTACTTTGCTCAATGATAATTTCTAGAAAGTCTACCGTTTTTATTCCTTTATTAGTGCCTATGGGTGCTCCTAAAGGCATCACACATTGTGCGCCCACATCTTCCAGCCTTTTACATAACACAG includes:
- the thiH gene encoding 2-iminoacetate synthase ThiH; the encoded protein is MSFKSTFDTYDWDTVEKEIYSYTAQDVRHALDKEKIDLEDFKALISPAGKGFLEEMAQRSHSLTKKRFGNIIQMYIPMYLSNECQNICTYCGFSMTNKIPRRTLKDEEILKEVAFLKSKGYDHILLVTGEANKTVGISYLKNAIELIRAHFSNISIEVQPLDQEEYEQLIDAGLYAVLVYQETYNKATYKTHHPKGKKSNFDYRLDTPDRLGKAEVHKIGIGALFGLEDWRVDSFYTALHLKYLQKTYWKTKYSISFPRLRPHQGEVQPKVEMTDADLVQLICAYRLLDEDVELSMSTRESERFRNNIISLGITSISAQSKTNPGGYVVDPQSLEQFEISDERDTEEIKQMIESQGYQAVWKDWDKSYFEIA